TATATCAGATGAAATGAAAAAGGAGAAATTATGGGATTGCAAGATTGATTGTACAATCAATGGGTGTGGGAAGGTTCAGCTCTGTAATTACTTTTATTgcttttttttgtgttttggcAGCTAATTGTTCAAAAGGGAATCGAAAGCTTCCTCAAAACTGTGTAGACAATGGAAGTGTTCAATATATAGATGGACATACGGTATGTAttgttttgatgaatataatgtttgaatatatattgtttttccTGTCGTTATATAATGCACAACAgccatatgtatatatgttgatgGATTTATGATGTGAGTTGCTTAATAGTAATTGTGTCTCTGAACCTTAATAACTCGGTTTTTCAATTTGAGAACATTGTCCTAGGTAGTGGTAGAGGTAGGTATTGAATCCCCTTCGTTGAAAGATTATACGGTCCAAggcaaaaaatgaaaattttgctCTTGCCAGcaaaagcaaggggtttgccttctgggtcgagctcgtcgcaccagaCTTGCCTAGAGCGTGGTTTgtgagctattgcataggagcgggggttttaccctgtgcgcatccaaagggtagcggctgcgggtttcccttgtcatcaaAAATAAGTTGTTGAATTTCCTTGCGTGAGAGTAATTCTTGTGAAGTGGCAAAAAGGGTTAAAAAATTGCTAGTTTTTGAGCCCTCTTGTATAGATTCTTGATTCTGCTGCTAGTCCTAGGAATGTAAGAGAATTGCACCGGAGCTTTTATCTGCTGATACAGCAATTATTGTTGAGTACTAATGAGAAAGTTGTGCGTTTTTGTTTGCACTTTAACCGTTCAACTATGGATGCATAGGAGTAATCCTTTTACATGGTGAATAACCaaattcaaattgaaatgaaatttttaggATGAATCAATGCAACTTAGGAGGAACCAAATGAATGTAAAGTCGTTGCAAGGAGACATATGCCATGGTTTCGAATGTTTTTTCTTTGTGCGAAAGGCTAGAATATGTAACTGCATAAGTTGGTTGTATCTTTTTCTGTAATGTGGACCAAAAAATCAAGCGATAAAGTTGTACTTCTGGCCATATGTAATGAAGTATTCTGTTTTCAGGCTGAGCAAATATGGGTTCATTGCATAGAACCATCACACAAGAATACGGAAACTGCAAACTTTCTGGATTTGTCTCTTTATCAGGCAGCAACAGGAGCTTATACTTACTTAAAATCAGATATACCTTTGTTGAGAAAAAGAATCTTACAAAAGGCTATTAGTGATCTGCCTCCTGAAGTAAAGCAGATCCTTCTGGAGTGCTTAAAAAGGAAAAGTCTTCCTCTTCATGGTTCGGGTAGTGAGGCTGCATCCATTGCTTGGTTCATCAAGTACCAAAAGCTTTTCTCAGAATGGTCGTCCAGTGTTCCCAGAAGGCACCTAAGAGAAAGAAAGCTTGAAGATGAGTCAAAAGATGATGTTGAAGTTCCATTCCTTGAACCACCTCCAGGTGATGAAGCAGTATCACCAACTCCTGCTCCAGTGCCCTCTTCTGAAGCGCCCACGGAACCTCCTGCAGAGGCTCCAACACCTCAGGCTCCTGTCGTTCCTCCTGCAAAGGCACCAACTCCTCCGACCCATGGCTCTGCTCCTGCAAAGGCTCCAACAACCAGGACTCGTGTCAACGCCCCTGCAATGACTCCAACACCTCCTACTCATGTCAACTCTTCTAAACCTTTGCCTGTCACTCATCCTCCGGCTAAACCAAAAAATAATGGAACTAATGCTTCAGAAAATAATAATCAGAACAGAACTTATATGATTGCTGCTGTTTCTGGAGGTGTCGCGGTAGGAATTGCCCTTTTAGCTCTGTTATTAATACTGTGTcttataaaaagtaaaaagaaagaaacaggTCCACAGCATGGTAAAAGAGATGAGAAACCTCTTCTTAACCTCTGTTCAGGTAATCTATCTGCAGGTATTTTATCATAAAGGTCAAATTTTTCGAATTGCGTGTCTTGTTCGTTATGCCGAATAATTTCTATAATTGATGTTGTCAGATTCTTCTCAGAAGTCTTCAAGCATAGGAAGCTCAATCAAGAAAGATTTTAAGAGTTCTTCAACTGCAAATAATCTTTCGGTGCCAGCTAATTCTCATAATCATTCAGAGTCAGAAGCTAAAACAGATGCACCAGTAAATGCATTACCACTTCCTCCAGGAAAATCTGCACCTCCACCCCCTGAAGCAccacctcctcctcctcctaAACCACCGGCTCCAATGCCACCTCCACCTCCAAAAGCTGTTCGGCCTCCTCCTAATCCACCAAAGCTTGGTAATCCGCCAAAGCCTTTACCCCTTGGAGCACATCGGAGACGAAGTTCTTCTGCTGGCGAGGGAACTGAACCATCTGATGACCCTGATGGTCAAAAGGCAAAATTAAAGCCATTTTTCTGGGACAAGGTTCTTGCTAATCCTGATCACTCCATGGTTTGGCACGACATCAAAGCTGGCTCATTCCAGTAAGCATTGCATCAATCTTTCTATATTGCACTTTGCTCTGCAAGATGTCTaacttcctcactttttataatGATGTTACTATAGGTTTAATGAGGAGATGATGGAATCGTTGTTTGGGTATAATGCAGCAAATGCAGGCAAAAATGATGGCGCGAAAGCTACATCGTCTTTTGAAGCTACCCCACAGTATATTCAGATAATTGATGCTAAGAAATCACAAAATCTAGCAATTGTTCTTAAAGCCTTAAACGTGACGACAGAAGAAGTTTGTGATGCTCTCAAGGAGGGTAAATcattatctctctctctctctctctctctctctctctctctgtgtgtgtgtgtgtgtgtgtgtgtgtgtgtgttttccCCATGAGATCTATGAGAGTGTGAATCTTGCTATAATGAATTAATTGCTAATGGAAAATAATAATAGGAAATCTACCACCATGGAGAAGAGTGTGTCTAATTCGCAGAGGGCTGTTACTTAAGTGTTTACTCCATTCCATAGATTTTGCAGTCTTTCAGGTTTGGCATGAAAGTTGTTGACTGCtttaaaaatggaagaaagagaacAAATAACAACATGGTCTGCACATAGATCTTCTTGTCTTATTAGGAAAATGTATGTTATTTACGTGAGTAGTAAAGAAGTAAATTCTACTAATTTGCTTCATGCATGGTATTGTGAAATGACTACAAGCACATTGAGAGTaatcaaaaagaattttgaagaagaatgatCCCTGGGTGAATTTTCAGAAGAAAGATTTTCTGTGCTAATTAAGTACTCCTAGAAATTAGATGAAGTTGATAACAAGGTCCCATATCTAAGCGAAAATAGAACTTGCTGGCGATTTTCTAGAACAAACCTGGTAGTTTTTTCAACTGTCCCCGCTCTTTCCTcccaaaagaatgaaaaaggaaagaaggaaaaaatagcCTATCAGTTATTAAGTATAACTCTGGCGGTAATTAGAAACACTAGGCAATGTCTTCTCATATGTCCAAGCTTTGGTAGATAGAGTTACCTGGTATTTGTGTCGGTGATAGGTAGCATTTACCCCGTGGAATTTGGTAGATGTTAGCGCAAGCTGGCCCGGACACCACagttatcaaaaataaatcattgcTCAGTCTGGTACCTTTCACCAGAGAgtgaaaattaaaaacaaatccCACCAAACATTGCTGATGGTTATACGTGAATTGAGAAACTATAGAATTACATATTTGTTTATGGTTATAAGTGAATTGAGAAACTATAGTATTCTTCTAGTAGAGTACTAAACAATTTCCAGGGAAGAAACTTACATTTCATGAAATGAGAATTTTATTCATGTCCCTTACTTCACATAGGCAGACATGAGTTGCTATATCGTCTTATCTTGTGGAAAAAGATCGATGACTGCTGAGGGATGCTCCCAACTTAATTCTTACCAATGTTTGTAAATTTTCAtcgtttttgttttttttttatcaagtatGTTTCAGCCACTTACTTGCAAAAGCCTGCTTATCTTATTGATCAGGTAATAAACTGTCTCCTGAACTTATTCAAACTATATCAAAGTTGGCACCAACAACAGATGAAGAACTCAAACTTAGATTATATTGCGGGGAAATTTCTCAGCTTGGTCCTGCTGAAAGGTTTCTCAAATCCCTGGTTGAAATTCCCTTTGCCTTCAAACGGATGGATGCATTGTTGCTCATGAGTTCTCTTCAGGAAGAAGTTACTTCCATTAAAGAGTCCTTTGAAACATTAGAGGTAAATCGTGGAATTCTAAGTCTCTCATACCTTAGGTGTAGCagcttaaaatgaaaattttctgTTATTCTGCTGCAACCATCTCGGCCCAACTATACCATCCACCATCACATAAATTCTGGTAagatttaagaaataaataatcaaataagcATCATTTGTATCATGAGACGGATCTCATGTATTCATCAGTTAAAGTTTGTTTCTGCATTTCTCTAGATCATCGttaagggagaaaagaaaaaaggaacagAGTTTTTCTTTAGGTAAATAGcgctgatatatatatatatatatatatatatatatatatataagagctCCGGGTTTTTTTTGATTGTAAGGTGTCATTTCTTTGTGTAATCATGATCAACTGAAATCAATTCCAGTTAGTTGGACTTGCCAGAAGTTTTCCTCTCATATTTGATTATCTcatggaaacaacctctctacccccACAAAGGTagggtaggggtaaggtctgcctACATCCAATCATCTCAAATCCCACTTGTGGAATTATATCGGGTATGCTGTTGTTATTTTGATTGTCATAATCTTAAATAGTGGAAAAAGTTTTTCCTATTGAAAGGggtcatttttaattatttgtgaaaTCAGTAGCTTAAAATAACACAATTGTACTACCAATTCAAACCCATAATCTGTTATACGGTGTCAAATATCATTTCAAACTCTATGACCTACTACCTAAATGAGGATGGGTACTGGCTCTTCTTTACATTGAAGGAAAGTCGTGCCAATCGAAGTTTAGCTATCTATACGTAGGAAATTTGTCTAATGTTACTCCTGGTCATGATTAAATGAAAGAGCTTTCAGTACATTGTTATTGAGTTGCTGTTTTTATCACATGGTAGATGGTTATTCATTATGAAAACTTGCAGGTGGCATGCCAGGAGCTGAAAAACAGTAGACTCTTCCTGAAACTTCTAGAAGCAGTTCTTAAAACTGGGAACCGCATGAACGATGGCACCTACCGTGGTGGTGCACAGGCATTCAAGCTTGATACGCTGTTGAAACTCTCAGATGTTAAAGGAACTGATGGAAAGACCACACTTCTGAACTTTGTTGTTCAGGAAATTATCCGATCAGAAGGATTAAGAGCAGCACGCAAGTTAAGGGAGAGCGAAAGCTTGTCAGGTCTAACACCAGAAGATCTTGCAGAGGATGTTTCTCGTGACTCAGTTGATTACCATCGTAACCTTGGTCTCCAGGTGGTTTCTGGTCTAAGCAACGAGCTTGAGAATGTAAGAAAAGCAGCACTTATAGATGGTGAGAATTTAACTGCATCTGTCTCCAAACTTGGGAGGTCACTAGTGAAAACCAAAGGGTTCTTAGACACTGACATGAAAAGTTTGGACGAGGACAGTAAGTTCCGCGATACACTCACAAATTTTATGCAAAATGCGGACGATGAGATCAAGTGGATactagaagaagagaaaaggataATGGCTTTGGTGAAGAGTACAGGAGACTACTTCCATGGAACTGCAGGGAAGGACGAAGGCTTGCGTCTCTTCATCACTGTTCGCGATTTCTTAGTTATGTTGGATAAATCATGTACATTATTGAGAAAATCCACCAAGATGCCGGCAAACACCTCTAGAAAAGGAGCATTAACGGTATCACCTTCTCAGGAAGCCCGTCCAGATTCTTTGCCGGAGGTTCATCAACGACTATTTCCTGCAATCCAGGAGCGACGGATGGATGATGATTTTAGTTCATCAGATGATGAGAGCTCATCCAAATAGCTTATTTTTGTGATGctcttcaaaaaatatataagactTGTTGTTTTGTAGTCACCATTTTTTCATAAAGATCCAATATAAATACCATTTTTTGTTTGGCTTTGTGAGATGGCAAAAGTTACTAAAGTCTTTTGTATATATGGTCAACCCCAAATACTAAAGTCTCTTctgtattatatatatgatttttttctagTATAAAGGTGAGAGACTTGAGTAACATGGACCAGTTTTGTACAGCTTGTGTTTTTCATCTTTTGTTCCAATTCCAACTTCTTTTTCCTGGCACCAAACCACCAAGAGATGTTGAGGCTCCGCTCTTAATCAGAGGCCTCGGGTTTGAGCCTTGGGTATGAAAAAATTCTTGGTATGAGCGTTTTTTCTGATGACGTAAATCTAGATTAGTCGGGCACCAATGTGGATACCGGATCGGACggaaaacttgaaaaaaaacttgTCTTGTTTTTCCTTGCTGATATAGAAAACATTGAATTTCTAGAACACGAGTGCACCACTAAGACaaatgtattaagtgagaattgATTCctcttcaaaataaataactcaACGTTAAATCAAGTGCCATTTAGCCTTCTTGTAGCATGAgcacaaataaataatattacatcaacttttaaaatatatatacctaaaatGTCTAGTTTTACGAAATATGGATAAAGGGGGTGGTCTCAACCATGAATTAGATAAATCAACTTCGAATTATCACATTTGGACTTGCTCCAACTTATAATTAGATGTTCACATAAATATGCAAATGTCATTGGtctaaaatatctcaaaaacaTTCATCAGACCAAAATCAGTAACCTTCATAATCAATTTATACAATTGTGATTTGtccctatttctttttttttttgtttttgtaaaagTGAAAAGTTAAGCTAGATTTTGACTAGCTGCAACATAATATGCAACAGAAAGTAAAGCATGAACAAAACAAAGAATTCCACCAATGGATAGGTAATTATGATGTAAATAACCACATGATGTTCTTGACTTGTGGTTTCCCTTTGTCCCAATCACCAATGTACTCAATCCTGCTGCGAATATGATCctgaaaaatccaaaaaaccCAAAcacatgattattatttttttgcttcaaaatttttatagacatataacttattttattcagattcttcaattatgttgttgcACCCGTATTAGATCTTTCAAAAGACGTACTGCTTTTGAAGGATCCGACATGCACACCTGGCAATATCTTTAAAGAGTCTGGGTAACATAGCATATAGCACAGGAGATAccatattttagtcttttataaatttatttttaatttcatatccGCATTACGAGTGATTCTTATTTTTGCTCATGAGAGATGAATTAGTGATCGCAAGCAACCATTTCCACCTCATATAATTTACTCTTTTTTACgggaagaaaaaaacaaaagataaactaaatttaaaaactGACTCTTGAAATACGCTCAAGAGAAATATAGGTCATACATGACATAACAATAACCCCTTGATTGGGGATTATGCCTCCCTATCTTTTGAGTTACAAATCATTGATAAAATAGATCAATCAAcgatatcatataaattaaaacacgAGTATTATACTATAACTTACCATGtgaaaacaagacaagcaaTTGATAATTGCTTGATTGGTGTTGCTTTACGAATATCATCATTACTACAAACACTACAGCCTCCAACAAGGTTGGCTAAAACATGAGCTACTCCAAGTAGAGTTGCAGCAGCTAACCCTAAAACAAATGCCTCATGACTTGGCTTGTTACACTCAAACAACCATAATGTCACATGTTTTGCCTGttccaattaaaaaattatttttagtatcaacttagttaaaaaaatattgaaaaatttatGCAAGCACGGTGGAGAGGggaggaaatgaaaaaataaaataaaattggtaTATAGTGGAAGATTCGACATGCAGAGTACAGTGATCTAACAAATAGAAATATTGTAATATGCTCTttcttataacttttcatagaaaatgtctgaaaatatttttaacatcgtaaaacaaaaacaaaagcgAAAGACATAAGTGATGTAATATGCTCTttcttataacttttcatagaaaatatctcaaaatatttttaacgtcgtaaaacaaaaacaaaagcgAAAGACATAAGTGATGTCTTACCAGACATAGAGATGACATAAGTTCAACATCAAAAGTCCAAAACTCACTTATTTCTATAGaacttttgaatttatatagaaTAAGGTAAAAATTTATCTTATGAAATTAGATCATAACATAGAATACTTTGACATGtagttttttaattaaaagtgagAAACAACAggaaaaatgatata
The window above is part of the Solanum pennellii chromosome 5, SPENNV200 genome. Proteins encoded here:
- the LOC107018750 gene encoding formin-like protein 3, whose protein sequence is MGVGRFSSVITFIAFFCVLAANCSKGNRKLPQNCVDNGSVQYIDGHTAEQIWVHCIEPSHKNTETANFLDLSLYQAATGAYTYLKSDIPLLRKRILQKAISDLPPEVKQILLECLKRKSLPLHGSGSEAASIAWFIKYQKLFSEWSSSVPRRHLRERKLEDESKDDVEVPFLEPPPGDEAVSPTPAPVPSSEAPTEPPAEAPTPQAPVVPPAKAPTPPTHGSAPAKAPTTRTRVNAPAMTPTPPTHVNSSKPLPVTHPPAKPKNNGTNASENNNQNRTYMIAAVSGGVAVGIALLALLLILCLIKSKKKETGPQHGKRDEKPLLNLCSDSSQKSSSIGSSIKKDFKSSSTANNLSVPANSHNHSESEAKTDAPVNALPLPPGKSAPPPPEAPPPPPPKPPAPMPPPPPKAVRPPPNPPKLGNPPKPLPLGAHRRRSSSAGEGTEPSDDPDGQKAKLKPFFWDKVLANPDHSMVWHDIKAGSFQFNEEMMESLFGYNAANAGKNDGAKATSSFEATPQYIQIIDAKKSQNLAIVLKALNVTTEEVCDALKEGNKLSPELIQTISKLAPTTDEELKLRLYCGEISQLGPAERFLKSLVEIPFAFKRMDALLLMSSLQEEVTSIKESFETLEVACQELKNSRLFLKLLEAVLKTGNRMNDGTYRGGAQAFKLDTLLKLSDVKGTDGKTTLLNFVVQEIIRSEGLRAARKLRESESLSGLTPEDLAEDVSRDSVDYHRNLGLQVVSGLSNELENVRKAALIDGENLTASVSKLGRSLVKTKGFLDTDMKSLDEDSKFRDTLTNFMQNADDEIKWILEEEKRIMALVKSTGDYFHGTAGKDEGLRLFITVRDFLVMLDKSCTLLRKSTKMPANTSRKGALTVSPSQEARPDSLPEVHQRLFPAIQERRMDDDFSSSDDESSSK
- the LOC107019019 gene encoding uncharacterized protein LOC107019019 translates to MGKLVKIFAGLLIVALDIVAGILGYKAEAAQNQAKHVTLWLFECNKPSHEAFVLGLAAATLLGVAHVLANLVGGCSVCSNDDIRKATPIKQLSIACLVFTWIIFAAGLSTLVIGTKGNHKSRTSCGYLHHNYLSIGGILCFVHALLSVAYYVAASQNLA